GAGAGGAATATACTTAGCTGATACTGGAGACTAACGAATAAGTCTCTTTCATGAAGTCATGTATTTTTATCCATGTATTTCTGCTTTTGGTACTCGTTAAGAAACCCCCTTGGTACCACCACCATAATACTATATCTAGTCCTTTCAAACTCTGTAATTATCAAGTTAAAATGCATCGTCTTGCAGGAACCAGAGAAGCGTCATGTTCCATTTCAGGGTGTTGGAAGAACACTAGGAAACAGCTCTACCCCCACAATGGCAGCGCCTGAGACCGCATCTGCTTCTCTTAACAGCCCATCAACGGGCGTCGTTGTGGACGAGACGATGCCATCGACTTCAATCCAGCTTAGATTGGCTGATGGAACCCGGACAATCGGACGTTTCAATCACCACCATACTGTCAGGGACATCCGTGCCTTCATTGATGCATCTAGACCTGGGGCTTCCAGGACTTACCAACTGCAGATGATGGGATTTCCTCCCAAGCTCCTGACCGAACTCGACCAGACAATAGAGCAGGCAGGCCTCGTCAATTCAGTTGTCATCCAGAAGTTTTAGACCCTGCCTCTAACAAGAGTACCAAGGAAATGAACGTGCTGGGTGTCAGTTATGTTATTGTGGCTTGCTTGTATTGACTCATTATACACTTTTGAGGCTGTGATAAATTTCAGAATAACTTATTAGTATTGCCAAATTTGTTGTTTGTTGTCATTTGCATAGTCCATTGGTTCTGTTCCGCTGTGGAATCGCTCTTTGCTTCCTTTACATTAATGAAATTAAGTTTCCCCACTCCCAAGatcaaaattaaaaggcttgAGAAGCATCAATCAACCAAACAGGTAATAAATTAAAAGAGGCTTCGGTGGCAGTCGAGGTTGGGAACTGTATATGGATTTCTTCTCCAATTGGTCATCGAGGAATCCTTTTTTGGCTAGTAGTTTGAAAATGATTTGTTGAATGGGCACCGAGGCACCCCGCTGTCAGAAACCTAGAAGGCCCTGAACTTGGAGTATGCTTACCATTACCAAAGCAAATTTCTATACGATTGTACTACATACTACTCCAGTAGATCATTAAGGTTGACTCTCAATAAATCCTTGACAACCTGGGTTGGTCAGAGGGAGCTCTAGTCATCTAGGCAAGTCCTTGGAAGCAGTCAATTATGACCGCACATTTTAGCTCCTCCATGCCGTGCTGGTAATCCCATCACTCTTGCTGTGTTCATTCAAACCCTTCATGCCGAGCTCAGAGAGAGGAGTGATGGGCATCAGATGAACAAAGCAGAGAGAGCAAGGACCCGATGAACCAAGACCAGACAAAGGGAAAGCGTTTGCCGTTGCAGAGTCGTCTCATTGACCCCACACAGTTGAACATGGGGGGAGCCGGTCCTGATGCTGATGCGAGATCGGACTCAGGTGACTTGGGAGAATATAATCAATGAATGGCGGGCTAATGTTAGGAGCGAAATCCGACGAAAGGGAGTGCAAATAATAACGAGGAATCCGAACCCAGATCGTTCGTTCTTCAGACTTCCTACTGCTCTTTGCGGGATCAATAACAAGGCCAAGCATCCTGAGGCTATTTCCATAGGCCCTTATCACAAGGGCGGGAGACCACTAACAGGAATTTGAAAGTGTACAAACTGATGTTCTTACACAAATTTCTGGATTAAACGAATGGAACTTTTCAGTCACTCATCCTAGTAATGGCAGCCTTCCTTCATAAGAACCATGAATTGCTGCATGGGTACAATCCCACAAGCAATTGGTGATAGGGACCCCAGGACCCTTAGAGATCACCGAGAAATGCGAAAATCTGAAGGTCAGGCACGCACTTTGCTTGTTCTATCGGAGTCTACTCCCATAAGATGGGATCGGCTGCGACTGAATGCAGGGCTGGCCCCTCCCCTTCAGAGCAATCCATAGCAGGTGTAACGGACCTCAGGTGATTAGGAATCAAGCTTAAAGCCAATAGTTTCCTAGAGATAAGTTTCCGAAACCGCGTGTTGGAAATACTTTCCACCGCTATTGACGATTTCACCAGCACCATTCTCATAGATGGTGCTGATTATCTCGCTTTCATGAGCTGCCTGGTCAACCAACTGCGGGACATCGCACTTCTCTGTTCAGATGGGATCGTCATGACGTTTTCCAGCTAGTCGCCAATAGCTTAAGCAGACCCCGGGAGAAAACCACATTAGATGTTTATGATTGTTATCTCTCTGACCAGCTCAGGGACATAGAATCCCCCCGCTACAGCAACCGGGCGACCTTGAAGCGCACCTATTTTCCCAATCACGGACATTTATCTTAGTCGTCTCGGCTtctctcatcatcttcatcaacatGATGCAAGCTATCCTCGAGGTACTTACCCATCAGAGAAGGGTCAAAACCTGAGTCTTGGGCATCCATGGCTTACTAGTTCTCAACTTCTGTCCATTACCATAAACCTCAAACCTTCCACGTACTATAGAATCTTAAAACTCATACTTCCTGGTTCCTATCTCACTGGGCTCGCTTCGGCATGAGATCTCTGTTCACGGGAAGggcttctagcggcattatgtTGCTCCTCGTCGCCTCAACTTTCTCAGAGGTCGTGATGAGTGAGAGTTAAGTGTAGTCTctcgatcgattcatgaatgaaTTGTACGTGAGTTGCTGACTCAAATAAAGAGATGAATGACAATCTCTAAAGCTACACGACGAGGTGATGACTCAAGAAGCACAAAGTCAAAAACcagaaagaggaaagaggtTCGTTTGCGTAAACAAGAGCATAAATTGGGCATGAGAAGTTGGATGCTATGGGGGTGAAAAAGTAATGACGATGCTATCATCTCCAAAAATGTAATGTTTGGAGATCTCTCTAAGGAACTTTCTCAGTTGATCTGATGACCGCTCATGGTTGTTACAAAATTCAATTGAATTAGCATGTGAAAAAGAATGTTAAAACAATAAACAACTAACAATCAACAGAACCTACTCGAATATATTATCGGGTAATGCACATACACTCCTTGCAGCGCGGGAACCGGTAAATACTCCTTGCCACTGGCCTCTTTTGAACATGCTTAGTTTGCCTCACCGCTTTCCTCACCCTTTGTTCAAACACGCGCCATTCTATTGTGTTGTTCTTTGTAAAGATGTCCGCGAGTCTTCGCTTGTTCGGTCTTATTGTCGGCATCTTTCCTCCACCGTAATATATTCGGTAACCAGAGACCAAGGATGATAGCTGACTTCCCGAGTCCGTCATGGCAAAGGCATCTGCTGCAGTGCAGACTATAAAGTCCAAAGCAGCTAACTGCAGAAATTTAAATAATTACAGGGAAAGGCAGCAAACAATCAGACTAACAATAGATGTGACAGAGCTTAGTCCCATAAATCACTGCATCCTTCTCAAGTCATCCCATGAAAacgaagaaaagagaaataaaatgtAGAGAAAGCTAATAAAATTGAGCTACAGACGACTACTTCATGCAGACTATATACCTGAGACGAAAAATTGTTGAAAGGTTCCAGTTCACTTGCTGAAAGAAGAGTTTCCTTGGTGACCAAATTAGGATACAAGCTGTTCAAAGCAACCAACCTCGACCTCCCCCCATATATATTCGCTCCAGCGACATATACGTATGCTTGTCTTTTAAAACCAAGAGCGGCTAGCATAAGCACTGCTTCTTCAGGTGTCAAAGGGCACAAGCCTTCTTCCCTTAGGGCAGCAGGAGAAGGCAACCTGTCTCGACAAACAGTTTAGTTAGTCAATGAGAATGGCCATTCCAACCAGAAGGAAAATGTGAGGCTGTTTCCCCAAACAGAAACCAGGAAAGTGCCATCTATAAAGTAAACGGAAATAAAATTTATGGCAGGATGCAAAATAACTCATACTTCGAGGTCTTTTTTAAAAGAGTCAATGCAGGGAAATGGACTTCACGGAATGCCTCCAATTCTTGTCTCTCTTCTTCGCCTCCACCAAATTCACACAGGGAATGAGCCACCATGTCAATTTCGAACCTCAGGTGTAGAGCAAGATACTTAGAAGCTTTCCCAGAATGACCTCCCTTTTCTTTCAGCATTGTCTCTGCATAAGGACCAACAAGATAATGGTCTAGCAATCCAGGCCGTGGACGCTGTCGTACTCTCCGAAGAAGCAAAGCGCCAGTTTCTTGTATCTTTGGGACAAACTGAAGAGCGTGAAAATTACATCTGCAACGAAGTCTCTAGATGAAGTTTCCTCAATTAGGAAGAGCAAGCATAAAGAAGGaaacaataaaaagtaaagTAAGATTGACTTTTACAGAGCATGAAAAAACTTTTCAGAAAGAATCCCTCGTAGGGTCATGCTATGATGACTTTATCTAAGCTTAAACCATTACCTGCAATTGAAATGGTATGGGGTCAAAGGCCAGACGATTTCCAAATCCAAGGAAATGGACAACTCTATTCTGGATCAGAATAGGAAGAATATTCTTCATGTAAAAACTCGGTTTTGATTCCTTTCTGATATCAGTATCTGTGATCTGGAAAAATGCCCACGTAATTAGCACCACCAAAGATGATGCCTAACAATGCTAATTAGAAAGCCACCGGCATTGTTTTGAAGTGAGAAACTCACAAGGCTGCCAATTGCCTCCAAGTTTAATGATCGTAGCTCTTCAGGGAGCTCCTTCACTATCCGAATATCAGGAGTCAAGTAGTTAATAAAGTGCTCCTCCTGATAGATATCGCTGAATTGACTATAATGAAATTGAAGGGTTACTTTCTGATGAGAAAGATAAAGGATTGAGAGGCAAATATCTGACAAAGATTGCATATTGTGCAAATGTTGAGCCCAATAAACTTTCAGACTTGACAGTGTAGCTGATCAACATTCACCATGGATATCAACAATGAATCAACACCAGAAGCATAGTATATTGACCCGCTAATAGACAATGACTGTATAATGTGACCCTCCATTACAGTTTCACTTCAAAAAAGTTATTTCCTAAGATAGGAAATAACATCATCTAGAAGAAACAGGTAATTTGATGAGTTTCTATAGAAGAATTTAAGATGACAGAAACTGAGAATGAACTGCCACCTAAATGGTAAAGGCATCAAATTAATATCTAAACCAAACTATCAGTTTCAATGATCACAGAGGACTGTGTAGATTGAAGGAAAGTAACTTGCAGAGAACGAATGAAAGAGGTGGTAGCCAATTACCTGACATCCTTCCAGACACTGCTGTATAAAAATCGTGGAACAACAAGAGTTGCATTGAGCAATCTTGCAATGACAACAGCATTACAGACCTGCTTCAAACCAAGTTGAGACATTAGTAAACAAAAGACACAAGCTGCTACAATTTGGCCATCACTGGAATTAGAGTAGTGCCACAATTTAGTAGAGGGACTACTTACAGCTACTCTCTGCTGGTTCATCCCACCATTTGCAGTGACCATTATGTATCCATTGTTTCCACCTGTAGAAGTAGAGATATGTAATTAGGCCTTTAGTAGATAGCCCAAAGCATTGTTCACAGTTTATTTTTCATGATGGTGCGCAAATAGTTTTCATGTACACAAAGAAGACGGCACCATCATCCTCCACATTTTACAACCTCACCATTCCAGTGCACACAACCAATGTATCTGCACAAGTGTGCATGCAACACACAAAAATGCAAGCGTGCGCACACACAGAGCTTACCACTAGGTTTCCAGTTACGTTGATCTGAACAAGGTTTCCATGCAGAAGCTGGAACAAATGGTTCCTGCCATAAATCTTTTGGCTCAGGTTTGTTGTGACCCTGTTTGACATAGCCAGAGGACACGTGACAAAGCTACCATCAGATGATTAAGCTGTCCACTCTCTGAAGGCCAaactgaaaaagtaaaaatatagcGCAAATGTACCTCCGCCAAGGCATGGGCAGCCAAAGCCAACAACCTTCCATACACACCCCTCCAAGGTTTCACTCGTTTCCGGATGCTTTTCGCATCTCCCTTCTGATAAAAGCAAACAGGATCAATGGACTAAAATGTTGATCTACATTGCCATCTAGATGCTAATCTCAGCTGCACAAGCAAATATTGTTGTCTAATATTTTACCAAACTAAGGTGAGCTTCCTCTTTgtagaacaaaacaaaagatttTCAACATAGAATACACTCCCAGGCACTTTCAGAGTATTGGCTTCCCTCCAActacaataactttttattttgttaggaGAGACCACGCTTGTGAGCTAGTTTAcacaaatgcaatgcaaattCTTGGACGACAACACTGGACCTTGGCAGAATCAAATACCATACTAATATAGACACCTAGGTTCATTGTACTACTTCCCTCGATGGATCAATAATTAATGACAGCCCAATTACGAGGTCCCAAGAAGAATTCATCCATTAAACACTATAAAGGATTCTCCCACGTTCATCAGTGGCATTAGGAACACGTCAAAGCTATTCCATTCAAATCTTCCCAGCATTCCCTTTTTAGTGACACATCAAATGAGAAGCTTCACAACCACGAAATGCTCATGTATATAATCCAACTAATAGAACTCTTTCGAAGAATTGAATCTCAACAGCAGCTGCACACGCACCTTGATATGGAATGAAACTGCAGAAGACGAATTCCTTGAAACTCCACCTTCAATGCTTATCTTTCGATCTTGCAAGCTCAAGAACATCAACCAATTCCCCAAGAGAAAGCAAGCCATCAACCCAATCACAATAACAACCCCCCTTCTTTTGTTCCACCTTCTCgccatcttcctcttcacccTCTGCTGAGTTTTTGAGAGCTCCTTTTCACGGCCCCACAGGAACTCCAAAGCTTCCATCTTTACGCAAGAAAACGAGGACCCGCCATTGCAAGAGGGGTCGGAGCTCGAGAACCGGCTCGGCTGGGGGCTGCTCGGCTCGGCTGGGCTGCTCCTCGGGGACCTGAGGTGGAGCGAGCCGGCCCGGAAATCGGTCGAGACGGGCCGGTTTTCTTCGTCGGGTACATCATTGATTACACCGTTCGACCTTTCCATCTCATAGTTTTGGATCTGGGGTGATCGTAGCGAAGGGTCCTTTGCTGAGACCTGAAAGGATTTGACTTTTTCGGAGGATTGGGTCTTCTTTCCTAGGACAAGATGGCAATAGATGCGGGTGGTGTCTGAGTTACAGGATCTGGTGTCGAAACATCATCAGTACGCCCGTGCGATTTGAGAATGGCAAATTGCcaaatgataatttttcctttcgctTTGGGTTTTTGAGTGGAGGTGGGGGGGGCTCTTTGGAAATCGGATTCAGCTAAAAGTGTGGTCGGTTTCTTTCGTTGTCCGAAAATCTACGTTCCTTATCGTCTGCTTGGGGACGCAGGTGGAGACACGTTGAGGCAGTCTCATCAAAGGCAATGAGCTTGCACTGAAAAGGAGGGAAACGCCATAAACGATTACTTGACTATCGTAATTCCAAAATTAGTCTCTACTCCTTGTTGATATCATAATTTTGATATGCCACCCACTTTGTCAACcttttttcaataattcaaatgtcataatttttgaaataatatttgcTTTGAATGTCAAAGCAAATATTAATTTTCAATCGATGATTTGATATTCAAGTTAGTATTCACTTAGTAAAAATCACGCTAGCTAATAAAGTCAAATGAGCGATGACACCCCTCAAGGCATGCCATGGATCCCATTCAgcatctaagaatgcaaaagcagatttttttttttttttaatgtatggAATTTTTGTATGGCTCAATAATTTTAAAGCACATTCGAAATCATGAAAACTTGTGATTATTGACGTTTTCACGAATCTTAACTTCCAATCAAGTAAATTTAAGAAAGGACAAAGTTTGGTAATTCGATTGGATTCGTTCTTCATGAATTTGAGATAGCTTCGACTCATGCTGGTGTATATCTTTGCACACTAGTAATTGGGTGCGATAACCCACTTCATTCTGCATGGCTTTTATCCAATCTTTTTCAAAAGCAAACGAAGAATGGATCAGTTCTACAAATTGAACATCGGAATTCGAGAAAAAACACACTTCATCCGCAAAAAATTCGGTAGTCCCAATTCCTCCAAATAGCAATACAAATCATGAATAGTGAAAGGAAAAACCAATACTCATTACTTAATATGGTATCATTCCACTAATAAACGGCCAAGAGGAGTTGCACTTCACATTTTGGGGCGTGAAGtgcaaaatttctcaaaattcgGGAGTAAAATCCGAagtttccaaaaaagaaaaacattgccacggagaggagagagagagagagagagagagagagagagagttatttCAGCGGATGATCGGGATGGCAGTTGGAGGAAACGACGGGTGAACAGACAGATGCTCTGTCCAAGAAAGTCGAATTCTTGCGCTCGCTGTTGAAGCATACCAATCAATGTAACCTCTTCACATGCAGCAGTTGCAGTCAAATCACCCGAAGCATGAACAAGAAGGGATTGGCCCTTTTCATGAGAGCCCGGATGAGACCCCGTGATTCCAgcaagatctctctctcccctctcgcCGTAATCACTTCCCAATCTTTCTCTCATGTCGAAGTCCTTTTGATGTTTCTTGGAACGTGCCTTGCAAAAGTTGGAACTTTTTcgttgtttcttgttcttgtttcggggtgatttgagaagatgatgaagctgTTCTGTTTTGAATTGACTGCGCAGCAGGAGACATTGAACCGGGTGGCGCCTGATAATCAAGCAAATCAATCTGGTGGCAGGGGCATGGAGCCAGCTTCAGAGGAAGGAAATGAACAGACCCACTTCTCATGCCGAAACGAGAGGTTTTCCGTTAATTCTCTTTggttaaagaaaatgaagaaatggttttgagtctttttttttggagcCCTCTTGGTGGGATAAGGTTCAGTTTTTGGTTGTCGTGGTCATTGTCGAGTTCTTCAACCTGGTATGAAGAGATAATAGTGTTGTGATTTTTGCGGGCAGGCCGTTTGAGCTTGTGAAGGAGTCGATGCACTCGGCGATATCGATGAACAAAACAGAGGTTTTGGATGCTGTGCTCAATGATTTCACAGAGGTGGGATGAGTGGTTTGACTGATTCTTAATCAATTTGCGAGGCAATATACAGTTTATACTTATCTGGTTCTGACAGTGTCAAAGATGCAAAATGTAGGGTTATTTTAGCCTTTCTGGAGAAAGCCGGAAGGCATTGCTGCTTTCGCTTGCCAAAGAGTATGATCTTAATAGAGCACAAGTGCGGGAATTGATTAAGCAGTATCTCGGACTTGAGCTTCCAAAAGGTTAGCAATTTGGTTTGCATGCGTCTCTCAGTAATCATCTTTCTTGTATGTGCTCTTGTTGGAAATTAAGTGATGGTTTAGAACTTTGACATGTCAGCTGATGCAGCTGATGAGGGTAATGTCGGGGAGGAAAGCTCGCTTTCTGCTTTCTATCGATTAGAGAGAAACTTGAGACATGCTCTTAAGCCAATGTATGAAGTTCTTTTTGAGAGATTGAACACGCATCCTGGAGGGTTGAAGTTCTTGTCTATCCTTCGAGCTGATATTCTGTCGATTCTCGCGTAAGGTTATGGCTCATATTACGTAAATGATTTGTTTATGTATGGCCTGGACAACTTCTAAATTTCTGGTGAACTCGGTTCTTTTACATAGTTTAATTGATGTCTGTACTCTATTGAGCAGTAAAATAgcactttttattatttaaactTTAAAATTTGTATATATCTTGAGGCACAGACATCTCCAGTTAAGGGGACAAGTGCTCCTGGCCTAATTGGGAGATCTGATTTTGATTGGTATAATCTTCATAAAAACAGAGAGGAAAACATACTGTCGTTGCGAGCACTGGATTCCTATTTGAAGGAAAAACTTGGCACTTGGCTTAGCCCTGCCGCTTTAGAGCTTCATCAAATCACATGGAATGATCCTGCTTCTTTGCTAGAAAAGATCGTGGCCTACGAGGTTTTTTCGTCTTATTCTATTCCTACCTCTGGAATGTGTGATAGTTAAGAGCctttccaagtttttttttttgggctacaGGCTGTGCATCCTATCAGCAATCTTCTAGATCTTAAGAGACGGTTGGGCATTGGACGTCGTTGTTTTGGATATCTACATCCAGCAATACCTGGTTAGATCTTCAACAATTGGTTGCCTATCTTATCCTTTTTGCTGCACTTATTTACCAGTTGTGTTTTTTTGCTCATATTCCTTGGCGATTACAAAATTACAGCTAGCACTGAAAACTGTATAGGATTTCATAAGTTGGAATTTGCTTTGCTAACACTTTTGTGGCATTTCTCATTAGTTATGCACCATCAGCAATACagattaaaaaattgcattgcTTGACTACATTTTGATGCAATTATTGTATAGCTCTCTCCGCAGCTAGTTTTACGGGGCCATTCTAACAGTCAAACATTGTCAATTCAACCatcaaatgatattttatttcttaGGATCCTTGATTTGTTAATTAGTTGGTTGCAATGTACCTCTCCCTTGAGCCCCATTCCTCCAAAGCAATTTAGCATCGCTTACTTACATTTTGATGATCTCCAACTTCCAAATGCAATAACTTTGACAAGTGCatgaaattttgaatttctgGGTGTTGAGGCAGACTGGAGTGATCTCAGCGAGaatctttcctcctcctcctctctctctctctaaaattaTTTATAATGATAAAGTTATTGCTCCTGCATGCGATCTTTTGCAGGAGAACCTCTCATATTCATTGAAGTTGCACTTTTGAAAAATGTGGCTCAGACAATACAGGTGGCATGTCTTAGATGATGTGAATTTCCTTATTTTCTGAGATCTCTGTATTTACCTCTTTGATTGGATGACAGGAGGTTTTGTGGGATGATCCTCCCATACTTGAACATGAAGCAACATGCGCATTGTTTTACTCTATATCATCAACTCAGGTTGGCTTATCTGTTCCTGAGTTTTCACTAACAGGAAGCATGTGATTGTCAATATCCATACCTATCAACAGGATTTAGTGGAGatatcatgttcatctcaatccTGACCTTTGTAGCATGTATCCGGATTTATCTGGATGCCTGAACTTAACGATTGGGATCTGCCAATAGGAGTTATGGCTTTTCAGTCAACTGTAAACGACCATGATTCGAGTTTTTGCtataaaacaagaaaagtcCGGAAGTAGGTAGGTTGAACCATAGCAGTTGGTGCCGGGGATTGACCAAGCAGCCGTGAGTCATGCATATGATAAAATACCACTATGGTGGTTCACTGAATATACTAGCATCAACTGTTCTATCACCCAATTCAAAAGATGCTTTTACATGCCTAATAATATGCATACTCCGAAATGTTGCAGCCTGGTTTGACAGGGATCAACCTTGGAAAGTTTCTTATTAAACGAGTTATTACACTGGTGAAAAAAGACATGCCTCAAATTTCGGTGAGTATTTCCAGTATCAGTTAGAACTTATAGATGTTTTCTATGAGAGTGTTTGCTTATTCTTCAATCTGTAGGACTGAGAAGTTGAATAACCAATGTTGTACTCTTTTACTTGGGTTTAATTGGCTTAGATAAGAAATGGTCAGTCGATTAATTCCATCTCTGTGTTACCTGTTATGTTTAAATTGTTTGGCCCCAATATTGAATTGCTGCAGTTTGTTTCTTCTCCATAATTTTCTGGCTTTTACAGTCTTTTGCGTGAGAAGTCATTTACCAATTCACATTAATCTGCTATAGCTAGAAACTATAGATACAAAGTTTATGAAGGTCTTTCACTGgcattggataggataggaatTTCTTATTCATGATGGGTACAAGTCCAAGAAGTGGGTATAATGCTGTATATAGAGCTTTACTTGTTAGTAGACTGACACTAGGTGAGCTTGAGCCAGGTTTGAATCAATCGATGAGATAGTGCTAGAGTTCATGGGACACTTTTTGTACAGCCCCGAAACCATCTACATTCTGTAATCAAAAGTAGTTCTTTTCTTCTAATTTAGACAGTTAAGAGTACCAACATCAGTTATTCGACATCTTCAATCGATCGACAAATAAAGTAACATTCCTGCAGAAAGCAGTTTTTAGCTAATTTCTTGAGGTTCATATCAGATAAATCCCTAATCGTAAGTGCTGAAAGTggattgatattttatttttcaaatatcccTCTGAACAGTGCCACGCTAATGACCCtcaaaatagcaaagaagaagGATCTTGATTTTTAACCAATCCCTTTAGAACTAGAACTTCTTGAAAGATTTTGTCTCCCTTTGCTTCTCAGTTTGATCATTTTTTACCTCAAGATGTTTTGAACTACCTCGTGAAGCTTATTACTTTTCCATGTAGATATTTGCTACTCTCAGCCCAATCCCAGGCTACATGCAATGGCTCCTCTCTAAATTGGCATCTCAATTGAAGCTCGCCGAAACAGATGATGCCACACGTGCATCTGATCAATCTGGTTCATCATTCTGGGAGAATATACTTGAACCAGAAGAGGAAAGGGCGCTCTTGAACTTGTCTGAGTGAGCCTTTTCTTTTACCCTATTGTAAGCTTTTAGTGCACTCATTTCTCAGTTCGTGAAAC
This sequence is a window from Rhodamnia argentea isolate NSW1041297 chromosome 3, ASM2092103v1, whole genome shotgun sequence. Protein-coding genes within it:
- the LOC115757078 gene encoding O-fucosyltransferase 15-like; translation: MERSNGVINDVPDEENRPVSTDFRAGSLHLRSPRSSPAEPSSPQPSRFSSSDPSCNGGSSFSCVKMEALEFLWGREKELSKTQQRVKRKMARRWNKRRGVVIVIGLMACFLLGNWLMFLSLQDRKISIEGGVSRNSSSAVSFHIKKGDAKSIRKRVKPWRGVYGRLLALAAHALAEGHNKPEPKDLWQEPFVPASAWKPCSDQRNWKPSGGNNGYIMVTANGGMNQQRVAVCNAVVIARLLNATLVVPRFLYSSVWKDVSQFSDIYQEEHFINYLTPDIRIVKELPEELRSLNLEAIGSLITDTDIRKESKPSFYMKNILPILIQNRVVHFLGFGNRLAFDPIPFQLQRLRCRCNFHALQFVPKIQETGALLLRRVRQRPRPGLLDHYLVGPYAETMLKEKGGHSGKASKYLALHLRFEIDMVAHSLCEFGGGEEERQELEAFREVHFPALTLLKKTSKLPSPAALREEGLCPLTPEEAVLMLAALGFKRQAYVYVAGANIYGGRSRLVALNSLYPNLVTKETLLSASELEPFNNFSSQLAALDFIVCTAADAFAMTDSGSQLSSLVSGYRIYYGGGKMPTIRPNKRRLADIFTKNNTIEWRVFEQRVRKAVRQTKHVQKRPVARSIYRFPRCKECMCITR
- the LOC115757037 gene encoding malonyl-CoA decarboxylase, mitochondrial isoform X1, with translation MNKKGLALFMRARMRPRDSSKISLSPLAETLNRVAPDNQANQSGGRGMEPASEEGNEQTHFSCRNERPFELVKESMHSAISMNKTEVLDAVLNDFTEGYFSLSGESRKALLLSLAKEYDLNRAQVRELIKQYLGLELPKADAADEGNVGEESSLSAFYRLERNLRHALKPMYEVLFERLNTHPGGLKFLSILRADILSILAEENILSLRALDSYLKEKLGTWLSPAALELHQITWNDPASLLEKIVAYEAVHPISNLLDLKRRLGIGRRCFGYLHPAIPGEPLIFIEVALLKNVAQTIQEVLWDDPPILEHEATCALFYSISSTQPGLTGINLGKFLIKRVITLVKKDMPQISIFATLSPIPGYMQWLLSKLASQLKLAETDDATRASDQSGSSFWENILEPEEERALLNLSEECKAMKNGMEVMFNLLTTNSYTWTNSPEMLSVLKPLLMRLCARYLLQEKKRGKALDSVANFHLQNGAMVERINWMADRSEKGLRQSGGIMVNYVYRLENIEEYAQSYFSTGQIHSSDDILYYLLSIGSRGMNSAAGKVAW
- the LOC115757037 gene encoding malonyl-CoA decarboxylase, mitochondrial isoform X2 translates to MNKKGLALFMRARMRPRDSSKISLSPLAETLNRVAPDNQANQSGGRGMEPASEEGNEQTHFSCRNERPFELVKESMHSAISMNKTEVLDAVLNDFTEGYFSLSGESRKALLLSLAKEYDLNRAQVRELIKQYLGLELPKADAADEGNVGEESSLSAFYRLERNLRHALKPMYEVLFERLNTHPGGLKFLSILRADILSILAEENILSLRALDSYLKEKLGTWLSPAALELHQITWNDPASLLEKIVAYEAVHPISNLLDLKRRLGIGRRCFGYLHPAIPGEPLIFIEVALLKNVAQTIQEVLWDDPPILEHEATCALFYSISSTQPGLTGINLGKFLIKRVITLVKKDMPQISIFATLSPIPGYMQWLLSKLASQLKLAETDDATRASDQSGSSFWENILEPEEERALLNLSEECKAMKNGMEVMFNLLTTNSYTWTNSPEMLSVLKPLLMRLCARYLLQEKKRGKALDSVANFHLQNGAMVERINWMADRSEKGLRQSGGIMVNYVYRLENIEEYAQSYFSTGQIHSSDDILYYVKGVEA
- the LOC115757037 gene encoding malonyl-CoA decarboxylase, mitochondrial isoform X3, with protein sequence MNKKGLALFMRARMRPRDSSKISLSPLAETLNRVAPDNQANQSGGRGMEPASEEGNEQTHFSCRNERPFELVKESMHSAISMNKTEVLDAVLNDFTEGYFSLSGESRKALLLSLAKEYDLNRAQVRELIKQYLGLELPKADAADEGNVGEESSLSAFYRLERNLRHALKPMYEVLFERLNTHPGGLKFLSILRADILSILAEENILSLRALDSYLKEKLGTWLSPAALELHQITWNDPASLLEKIVAYEAVHPISNLLDLKRRLGIGRRCFGYLHPAIPGEPLIFIEVALLKNVAQTIQEVLWDDPPILEHEATCALFYSISSTQPGLTGINLGKFLIKRVITLVKKDMPQISIFATLSPIPGYMQWLLSKLASQLKLAETDDATRASDQSGSSFWENILEPEEERALLNLSEECKAMKNGMEVMFNLLTTNSYTWTNSPEMLSVLKPLLMRLCARYLLQEKKRGKALDSVANFHLQNGAMVERINWMADRSEKGLRQSGGIMVNYVYRLENIEEYAQSYFSTGQIHSSDDILYYGVEA